ATTTCTACATTCTTTTAGTACTTCCATATGTACCTCTATGATAGTTATAGACTTGTCTTTTTTTAGGTgtgatatatttacatttttttcgaagttatgttcatttatatttattttttttataatttcttcgTCATCGCATATTGGTTTATCTAAATGATCATCGGTATGAAACTCACTTTTTCCATCAGAATGTGGAGGTATTAGTAATCTTAGGAACTTTACTTGTCTTGttcttattcttttttttttttttaataacccCATTATAGCATACTACGATATGAAAAgatagttttttaaaataaattaatacaatAATCAAATgcataacatatttttagtaagtttcattttactttaaagaaaagggaaaatagaataattattaGACAGCTTATTACGATAGATGCTATATTTTGGATTGGTGGATTTTGTGGTGGACCTGTAATtgcattttaaatatatatattacatattatagttatttataaaataaaaaaataagtataatatttgGTACTTGGAATATTACTTATTGAAGGAGAAACAAGAGAATGTGAAGGAGCAGATGATGCCTGAGGGTATGGTGTTGTAGTTTCAGGGTCAAAGGATACTTCTGAGACTGGAGTTGAGTGATTTGATGGAGCAGGaggtattaatttttctgtaAGTTTAGAAACTAAAGCAGTTTTTGAATCATGGGATTCTGAGTCCTCAGCTTGTTTACTTGGATTTTCTGCATTTGCAACTTCAGGTTCTGTTTTAGGTGGATAATTAACTGAAGATACACTTTCTGATTTTGGAGAGGGAACTGTGTGTGGCGAAGAATCTGTTTGTAGAGGAAAATCCGTTTGCATAGAAGCTTTATCTTGAGTTATAGGAAAATCATGACTTActcttcctttttctttatcttgTGGTCCTTCAGCATTGCTTTTTGTAACAGTTTTTTcttgtaattttttgttcGACGTTGAgcaattattaattttttcaaatgtgTGTGCTTTACGTATATCGCATTTTCTATCTTTtggaaattttatttctaatttttttatattagtacTGTCTTTAACAagatctttatttttatcaaaatgaCTCTTTCTTTCATCAATCCATTCATTATATTTGCTACATTTAGATTCATAATTATCTGAAATATTATCTGCTGTTTTAAGGCTATCTAATtcttcctttcttttttttctttcttcacAGAAGTTATCTGCATCATATGTTAATTGTAAAAGTTCTTTATCTTTCTGCTCAAAAATTATAGGACATCCGCCGTGTTGTTTaagctttttaaaaaaacctttaaaatgattattaAGTATCGGTTTCCAATTTTCTGGCTTAGAAACATATTGTGGAGGTTTAtcctttttcaaaatgaaatattcaGCCAAATTTAAGCATCTATTCCTAAATTGTTGTTTATCCGTCTCTGTTCTTAAAGAATTGATTTCTTTTGgaatatattgtttaattCCTTGATATTCTTTTGAGATTATGAATTCTCCTATTCCAAAACCAAATCCAATGTAGCTCTAGATTCAAAGGAATTATTAGGAATTTTTTAAGAACTGATTTTTACGTTAGTTTTATCatcactttttttataaaaaataaataaattatgaataaatttagacattaaaaaaaaaaaaaaggaatattatCTTGGGTTGTGTACCTACCATGATGactttacattattattttagttTGTTGTAAATAACAATCTgtaggaaaatataaatttatgtctttttatatattaatggagtaattttaaaattgatatatattaggagaaaattttaaattatcatcTACATAAGCACTTATTTAAGAaccataaaataattgaatacattgatatttattatatatacttgttacctttttttgtccttatgtaaatatacgACGACAGGAAGAATGCtctaattatattttgatatgaaatcaaatttatgtatatatatttatataaaactcATACtcattttataaagaaaaaggtatatatctttaaaatattacatataaataagatTAATAAgtgatataatatatattatttaaaattattattaatatgtgtattatatctttttttttttttctttaagacacatttatataaatatt
The window above is part of the Plasmodium malariae genome assembly, chromosome: 10 genome. Proteins encoded here:
- the PmUG01_10049700 gene encoding STP1 protein produces the protein MSYIGFGFGIGEFIISKEYQGIKQYIPKEINSLRTETDKQQFRNRCLNLAEYFILKKDKPPQYVSKPENWKPILNNHFKGFFKKLKQHGGCPIIFEQKDKELLQLTYDADNFCEERKKRKEELDSLKTADNISDNYESKCSKYNEWIDERKSHFDKNKDLVKDSTNIKKLEIKFPKDRKCDIRKAHTFEKINNCSTSNKKLQEKTVTKSNAEGPQDKEKGRVSHDFPITQDKASMQTDFPLQTDSSPHTVPSPKSESVSSVNYPPKTEPEVANAENPSKQAEDSESHDSKTALVSKLTEKLIPPAPSNHSTPVSEVSFDPETTTPYPQASSAPSHSLVSPSISNIPSPPQNPPIQNIASIVISCLIIILFSLFFKYAIMGLLKKKKRIRTRQVKFLRLLIPPHSDGKSEFHTDDHLDKPICDDEEIIKKININEHNFEKNVNISHLKKDKSITIIEVHMEVLKECRNEEWELNKGEFLEICLEVFTKETYWTYSNLTNDKLIMENIKSSNNMDEQKILWNKWAEKHRSLSEKLKKEDWFNNLKNEWKSEQAYLKKSEELKKNSSNEIKNVQFVEREKDIWRQWISKKGIIIKEYIEQNWFKELSDELNNLSDVFENEQNTNDVSLIYKEELENKESYEELYKCIKEQFLEKLCTLILMMVIEECKKEEYIEIRESHLDGSINQWKKEGNLNKKLEITENTFHINGDASENRKNKEIHGCAEEHRFRNDIENWIREDSKYVSPIDNDEITNGYVGIAEKSTP